In Spirosoma pollinicola, the genomic window TGATTCACTCTACAAATCGCCCGGCTTTCTATTTACGCAACACGTCGATACCGGCCAGCGTGGACTAACAACGGTGTTGTTAACGGCTAATCTTAAAAAGGGCGGGAATCTCCTTAAACTGACAGTTCCGGATTCGACGAATAAACCAATGCCTTACTACCAGATTCCATTCTGGTATGTGCCCGAAAATTGAGTATCAATCAGGACATTTTTTGCAGCGTTTACCTTTCTTGTATTTTTTACAACACTTTTTCAGAACACACTCGTGACCCATGAATGGGTTAGTCTGGATAAGTGTTTTTGCGTCATTGGACGACACAGAACATTCGGAAGCGTTAAGGTCAAGCGTCATTCACAATCGTTGTTTATGAAGGCAAAGGTACGCTTGTTTAGATTTATTACAAATTAAAATAAGGCAATAGTCTATTTTTTCAAACACAGAGTTGCACAGAGAAAACGGAGACACACCGAGCAAAATAACTGCCTGGTATATCTCCGTTTTCTCTGTGTCTAAGAAAGTAGATTATTGATGGATTTCGCCGGTTAGATACAACTGCACCTGCCCTGAAATATCGACCCGGCTGGGGCCTTCGCCGTTATCATTAAGTTTACAACGCAGGTAACCACCCCGTTTTGATAGCTGGCGGGCCGTAAGTTCGGTTTTGCCCAGTTTTTCGGCCCAATAGGGCACCAGCGTTGTATGGGCTGAACCCGTAACGGGGTCTTCGTCGATACCGGACTGCGGCCCGAAAAACCGCGATACAAAATCCACTGCTTCTCCTTCGGCATCACCGGCACGACCCGGAGCCGTAACAATTACGCCCCGCGCTGGCACACTACTCATCTCCCGAAAATCGGGAGTCAATGCCTCAATTTGGGCCTGTGTTTCATAAACAAGCATGTAGTCAGTCTTTCCTTTGAAGATAGCAACCGGCTTTTCACCCATGCTGGTTACCAGAGCGGGCGGTTGAACATTCGCTTTATGCACCACATCAGCAGGGAAATCGAGTGTAAGCCAACCGTTATCGCCCCGGCAAACCTTTAATAAACCGCTTCGGGAGTTAAAATAGATTTGGTCGCTGTCGGGCGAGGTATTTTCCAGAAAAAACACCACATAACCCGAAGCTAAGGTGGCATGACCGCATAGATCAACCTCTACAGTAGGCGTAAACCAGCGAATGTGATAGGTGGCGTCTTCGTTTGTTTTGACGTAAAAGGCCGTTTCGGCTAGGTTGTTTTCGGCGGCTATCCGCTGCATCTGATCATCGGGCAGCCACTCGGACAGTGGCACCACAGCCGCCGGATTACCCGCAAACAGCTTGTCGGTAAAGGCATCAAGTTGATAAATTCTCATAGATTTTTCAGCCTGCAAAAAGGCAAGGTTTAGGATATTAGGACTGTTATTATTTGGCCTGCAAGGTGTCAAAGATTTCCACAGAGAAGGCCGTTAGTGAAGGAATTACATGATCGGCGATGGCGAATTTAGGGTCGCCATACTCAAATTCAGCAGGTACGGCCACCGTGAGCATACCGGCAGCATATGCCGACTTCAGGCCGTTACCCGAATCTTCAAAGGTTATGCAGTTAGCTGGCAAAACGCCCAGTTTACGGGCCGTGCCCAGATAAACATCTGGAGCGGGCTTGTTACGGGCTTCGAGCGTGGCCGAGTGCCAGAGGGTTAGCATATCCCGAATACCCAGGCGGTCAACGACTACCTCGATCAGGCTCATGGGCGAAGCCGAGGCAATTGCCGTTGGAATTCCTCGGCTGGCAAAAAACTGAAGCGTTTCGAGAGCGCCCGGCATAGGCTCGGCCAGGGTAGCGATTCGTTCATGAACCCCGTCTGTAATAGCATCGGCAAGGTCCTGCTGGGTTTTACCCGCTGCGGCTTCCTCCGTCCAGGGCGCACGTTCAAACCAATAGCGTATTACCTCCGGAATAGGCAGTCCGGTTGTTTGCTTACATTCATCGTCGGTTAGGTGCAGGCCAACAGTGGCAAACACAACCCGTTCCATAGCACGCCAGTGGGGTTCAGAGTCCACCAGTAGCCCATCCATATCAAAAATTGCTGCGTTTATCAAAATTCGTACTATATAAGTTTTATACGTGGTAATCAACGAGCGTGCTCTGTTTGTTTGGATTTGGGCACGTCATCGACTTCAAGCGTATCATCATCGACAATGGTTGTATCAACCGGAACAGCAGCTGCTCTTGTTTTTTCTTTCTGCCCACAGGCCGACATCGACCCTAAGAATATCAGCAGGCAAACACCGGTGAGGTGAATTAAACGAATAGGGGGAGTACTCATTTTTATGAGCGAACGAGTTGATGGTTTGTTATACATCGGCCTGACGAAACGGCTTCACATCCACCTTATCCCACACGCCCTCAATGATATAGGGGTCTGTTTTCAGGTAGTCCTGAAGCTGGCTCTCTGTGTCAAACTCAAGTAGAATCATCGACCCAATCATGGTTCCCTCAGGGCTGAGAAGGGCGCCACCTAACAAAAACTGACCGGTTTCTTTTAGCTGACGCATATAATCGAAATGATGGGGCCGGACAGTCATACGCCGGGCGAGCGCATCTGCACCGGTATGATCGTAAGCGTGTATAACGTACTTCATCGACTGAATTAAGGTTTCTTTAAGCAAGATACCACCTTTCAGTTGTCGGTCAATATTACCTAACTGGATTTTTGGTAAAGTAATCGAGCGTCAGTTCATAGAAGGTTCGGGCTCCATTTAATAAGTGCTCAGCCTGTTCTTCTCAAAGGTCGGCCTCCATATCATAATCAGCAGATTGACGGGCTGCAAAATTTCGTTCCAGAATCTGACCTGCTTCCCGAGTGAAGCGGCCTGTTTTCACAAATAGTTCATGAAATTTAACCCGTGCCCCTTCGTGTTTTTTTGTGGTGATTCCCTCTGTAAGCAGTAATGCAGAAGCACAATAGAAAATAGCATAATACGACCTGTTAGCGAGTGCTAAAATACGTCCACCTTGATGCAGAAAATTAACATCATCCAGCGCGTCGGTGGCATGGTCTAAAAAACGTTTAATCTGTTCCTCCATGTAGATATACTCTGTCTATCAACAACTTATTTTATCTTTCAGGAAAGCCCCGTTATGAAGTTGTTTAAACTTTTATTTCTCAGGTAGAATTAGGTGTTTTTTGTCATCCCGACGATAGGAGGGATCTTCGCTAGCAACAAAAAAGCCTACTACCGAAGATCCCTCCTATCGTCGGGATGACAAAAAACACCCATTGCAAGCTTGATTGTAAAAGTTTAAACAGCTTCTATATATACAGTCCTTCGCGACGGGCATTTTGATAAACTGGCCCAAATGATTTTCGATACCGTCTCGCAGAAATGGGCAACACAGATATTGCTTTACCATATCGGAGTATATAATCCAACGTAAAATCACTTAACCGAAAAATCTCCGCATACGTATCCACCTGCTCATCGGCCAGCAGAATCATCAGATCAATATCTGACTCTTCGTTGCAATCGCCACGGGCGTAGGAACCATACAAAACCACGTCGCACAGGCGATCTCCGTAAAGCGCTTGCACAGCCGCTTTAAACTCCCTAACAATAGGCTCGATAGCCGGATTGATGCGCGTTTTCATGTCGAAAAGTAAGTGTTTCGCTGTTTTCTTCCTAATTTCCGGTTTTACCAGAATCACTCACTTCATTCATCAATGAATCGTTTCCTCTTCGGGTTACTTGCACTCTCCAGCGCATCAATTTTTGCGCAATCTCCTCAAAAAAGTCCGACTCCGCTCACCGTCGAAACCATCATGCAGGACCCGAAACTATGGGTCGGCACGTCGCCATCAAACCCGTTTTGGTCCGATGATTCCCGAACGCTTTATTTTAACTGGAACCCCGATAAGGCCAAGGGAGATTCGCTTTATAAAGTAACACTCAACAAGACAACGGGCCGTTCCAGCCGCGCCAGTGTGTTGACAGCCTCGCAGCCCCAAAAAGTTAGCCCAGCCGAGCGTCGTTTGTTGGCAACGCCCCCCGTGTCGGCCTACAACCGCGCGTATACTCAACGCCTTTTCGACCGGCAGGGCGATCTATTTTTGATCGACTTAAAGTCGGGCAGTACTCGGCAATTAACCAACACGGTCGAAACCGAATCAGACCCCGTTTTTTCGGGCGACCAGCAACAAGCTGTCTTCCGACGCGGATCCAACCTGTACAGTATCGACCTTAAAAGCGGCCTGATTGCTCAACTGACCGATTTTCAGACAGGAGCGAAAAAAGCCGAACCTAAACTGACCGACGAAGAGAAATTCCTGAAAAAGGATCAACTCCGCTTATCGTCGGTGTTGACGGAACGGAAGGAAAAGAAAGATGAAGCCGACCGGATTAGTAAGGCTGATCGTCCCAAACGGCCAAAGGAAATTTACCTCGACGATAGAACGGTTGTCAATCCGCAACTCAGCCCCGATGGTCATTTCGTTACCTATCGACTGACCAAACGGGCAACCAACGCTAAAACGACACAGGTGCCTAATTACATAACCGAATCGGGTTATACAGAGGACATTTCGAGCCGGACTAAAGTGGGGGCTCCTGTGGCCAGTCAGGAATTTTTCGTTTACGATATGGCCAAAGACACCGTTCGGGCCGTTTCGGTGAAGGATATTCCGGGTATAACAGATAAACCGGCTTATCTGCAACCAGCCCGAAACGCAAAACCCGATACAGCAAAAAAAATGCGTCCGGTTACGATCGGCGGGCCGGTATGGTCGGATGATGGCAAGCTGTGTGTGGTTGTTATAAAGTCGCTCGACAACAAAGACCGCTGGATTATGCGGTTCCAGCCCGAAACGCTGAAACTCTCCCTTCTCGACCGTCAACATGACGACGCCTGGATTGGCGGGCCGGGTGTAAGCTCATTCAATTCAACAGGCAACATGAACTTCCTGGCCGACAACCAAACGCTCTGGTTTCAGTCTGAGGCCGACGGTTATTCGCACATCTATACCGTCAATGTACTTACCGGCGAAAAAAAGCAATTGACATCGGGCAAGTTTGAGGTGCAGCAGGTCGTGTTATCGAAAGACAAAACCACCTTCTTCCTGCAAACCAACGAAGTTCACCCCGGCGAGCAGCATTTTTACCGTATGCCGGTGACTGGCGGGCAACGGAAGCGCCTGACAACGTTGACCGGCGCCAACGACGTAACACTCTCCCCCGACGAAACCCGGATGGCCATTCGGTATTCGTCCAGCACGCAGCCGTGGGAACTGTATGTATTGGATGTCAGCCAACAGTCGGTCGGTAGCGGCAGAAAACAGGCTCCTCAGGCAGGAACACCCCAAACAGCTGGCACAGCGACGAAACTCACCAACTCCCTGACAGACGCGTTTAAAGCCTACGCCTGGCGGGAGCCCACCATCGTGACGATTCCGGCCCGCGATGGGCAACCGATTTACGCCCGGTTATATAAGCCGGCAAACGCCGAGTCTGGCCGTGGCAAGGCCGTTGTGTTTGTACACGGAGCCGGTTATTTGCAGAATGCGCATAAATGGTGGAGTCAGTATTCGCGCGAGTACATGTTCCATAACTTACTTGTTGAAAAGGGGTATACCGTTCTTGACATCGATTACCGGGGCAGTGCGGGCTATGGCCGCGACTGGCGTACGGGGATTTACCGGCATATGGGCGGCAAGGACTTGGAGGATCATGTCGACGCGGCCAAATGGCTGGTGCAAACGCAGGGCGTCGATGCCAAACGTATTGGCCTTTACGGTGGCTCCTATGGCGGATTTATTACCCTAATGGCGATGTTCACTACGCCCGATGTATTCAAAGCAGGTGCAGCCCTGCGGCCCGTAACGGACTGGGCAGCGTATAATCACCCTTATACGGCCAACATCCTGAACGAACCCCAAACCGACTCACTCGCCTATCAGCGTTCGTCGCCCATTAACTTCGCCGAGGGCCTGACCGGTTACCTGCTCATCTGCCACGGCATGGTCGACACGAACGTGCATTTTCAGGATGCCGTTCGGCTGGCGCAACGACTTATCGAGCTTAAAAAAGAAAATTGGGAGCTAGCTCCCTACCCCGTCGAAGATCACGGTTTTGTGGAACCAACGAGCTGGATGGACGAATACAAACGGATTCTGAAACTGTTTGAAGAGCGACTTTAACCCTGTAATATGAGCCCGATTCTATGGTAGAATCGGGCTTACGCTATTCGACCAACACCCTAACCGTCGACTGGCGCGAGCTGGCATTCACTTTCAGGAGATAATTACCTGCCGCAAGGCCCGTTAGCGGCCATTCAGCTTGTTTTTTGCCTGTGAAGGCGGGGAGTTGGCCAGCCATTACGGCCCGTCCTGATGCATCAAATAACTCAACCGTTACTGCCGACCGTTCGGCTTGCTCGATTTCCAGCCTCAGCCGATCAATGACCGGGTTCGGCACTACCCGAACAGCCAGCAATGCCGTTGGTTCCGCCAAGGCAGTGAGCACAAAGTTAATGGCGTCTGATGGTGGTGATGAGCAGCCATTGGCCGTTACAATCACATAATACTGACCACTCTCAAAAGGCACAATGGTCTGGCCGGTTGCATTGGGAACGGGCTTGCCCGAATCGCTACCCGTACGAATATACCATTGAATACCCAGCGCTGGATCAACCAGCAAAATACTACTTCCCGTTTGCGTGACTGTGGGCTTTGAGGGTATAGGATAGGTTGATTTCAGGGGAATAAACAGCGCATTTGCCGTACACCGATTGCTATCGACAACACTAACGGTGTAAGTACCTTCGGAAAGACCGGTTTGAGAAGCGACCAACGCGCTGAGCGTATCCCGGCGCTCGGTTGCCCAGTAGACTGTAAATGGCTTGGTGCCTCCCGCAATCTGAACGGTTGCTTCGCCATCACGGCCACCCTGACAGGTAACATTTTTACTAGTGCCCACTGAGAGGGAAATGGCATTCCCATTCGTCACAATGGCAGATAAAGATTCTGTACAACCTGCTTCATCCGCCACCCGAAAGCGATAGGTATTGGGACTTAAGCCGTTAATCTGACTGTTGGTCTGGTAAGGCTGGCCAATAACCTGATACTGACGAACGGTGCCTACACCGCCGGTAGTCGTAAATTTCACAGCACCTGTGGGGCAAACACAACAGGTGGCGGCAATGGAAGTTGCTTGCACTTTCAACGGAGGGGCCTTATCCACCGTTACCGACACGAGGCCCGTACACCCATTGGCATCTGTTCCAACAACAGTATAATCGCCCTCAGACAGTCCCGTAAAAACCGCACTGCTTTGTAGTGTTTGGCCCGTTGTAAGCTGATACTGCACAGCCCCTGTACCACCAGCGGGGGTAACAGTGATGGCACCACTGGCAGCGCCAGAGCAACTAACCGGTCTCGAAACAGCCGATAACGTAAGGGGCGTTGGTTGCTCGACCGTTACCGTTTGTTTACCGAGGCAGCCGTACCCATCCTGTACCGTCACTTCGTAGGTAGTGGCAGCCAGCCCCGTAAACTGAGTACCTGCCTGAAAAGCCCCTGTACCAATCTGGTATTGGTAGGCTCCGGCCCCACCCGTAACGGATACCGTGACACTACCATCAGCTGAGCCAACGCAACGGGTTGGCTTCATGGACAGTTTAATATCGAACGGAGTGGCAGCCCCGATAGGTACCTGTTTGTAGAGTATACAAGTATTTTTGTCGGTTACGGCCAGCGTATAGGTTGTGTTCTCTTTTAGATTGATAAATGTACCATTCACCTGAGGTAAGCCCGATTCGAGGATATACCGGTAGTCGCCTACCCCACCTGAGGCTACGGCAAACAGGGCTCCGTCTGATCCACCTATGCACTTAGGTGTTATTGGGGTAACACTCACGCTCAGCGCGGGAGGTTGTTTAACGTCAATCGTTGACTGAACTGTACAGCCGAGTGCATCTTTAACGCCAACGGTATATGTTCCTGCGGTTAAATTCCCAAAGGCAGAATTAGTTGTCTGAAACGGTTGCCCATTAAATTGATACTGTAACGCACCTGTACCTCCCAAGGCATTAATAATTACCTGACCATCTTTCCCGCCATTACACGATGTCGACAAAGACGTTGGCGTGAGCACAATGGGTTTGTATACCTGAACGGTTCCCGCAGCGGTTGTTGTGGCGGCAGATGGGCCCGTTACCTCACAAATAGCGGTGTAGGTCGTAGACTGTACCGGACTTACGATAATGGTCGCACCTGTCTGTGTTGTCGACCAGCGAACAGCCCCATTGGCCGGACAGCCAGCAGCAGTAAGCGTTGTACTGGCACCCGCACAAACCGTTGCTGAGCTCACCGAAACCGTTAGTACTGCCGGGGCCTGATCGGGTGTTTTCTCTATCGCCCATGCCGCAGTTGGTAAGCCAGCAAACATGAATAAACAGAGCAGACTTAGTTGGCTGAAACGCAGGAAAAGACAATGATAAGCTGGTAAATGATTATCCATAATGATGAGTTTGGGCCACCACAAAGGTAGTTTATCAGACATAAATCTTGTACAGAGAGCGGGCGGTATACCAGCAAGGCCACTCAGATAGTGTCTGAGTGGCCTTGCTGAGCGTAATTTTTCAATCAATATTTTCCTGATGACTTGTACCAGCTAGTAAAACAACCCCCAATCATCCGGAGCGTCGTTATCTTTATCAAACCCGTTCACCCATTCGACAAACAGCAGTCGAAATTGCTCGATTTCTTCCCTCAATACGTTCAGGTAGGCCGTTTGAGCCAATTTTTCGGCCTTGCAATAAGAGGTTTGAGCCAGGAGTTCGCGCGCATGCATTTTTATAATGACGGCATTTTCCATGCGCAGGGTATAAAGATCACCCCCTTCTGCACCAACAATTTTAGGCGCCAGCATCATGGCATTAGCCAGCATTTGTTCATGCATCATCAACACATCTTCTTCCTTGTTAATGGTCTCGACAATAGCCTGTGTCAACTCCATTAATTCATTAGCCTTTCGCAGAATAGGCAGATTCTTAATACGCCGATTTTCGGCCTCCATCTCGGCACGGGCTTCTTCGGGATCATAGTCCTCATCGAAACCATCCCAGTCCATGAAGCTATCGTCGTCGTCTTCGTCGTCAAAGTTCATTGCAAAAAGGGCAGAGGGAACAAACACCATCTGAATGCCAAAGTAACACAATCGATAACCAAAAACAAACCCTTCCCCCCCAAAAAGCTATCCATGAAACCCTGAAGTAACTACCAAACCAACTTGTTAATTTGCACGTAACAGAAAACGTTCGACTCTAATTTGAACAGGCCTTTTTACAGGTCAGAAAATAGCCGAACAATAGCTAACATTCTGCATGTCAAGAACTTCATATAATAACAAAAGACAAAACCCGCTGTTTTTCAAGTTTACCAACAAACATAAATTGGGATATTTAGCCTTGCAATTTCGAGAAAACAGAAAGCTAAATCGAACAAAAACGGGGGTAACCTGTATATTTGTTGGGTTTACCACCTGAATTTTCCCACTGTATAGAATGACGTATTGTTTAGGAATTAAAGTTGCGTCGGGCTTAGTTGCCATCGCCGACAGACGACTGACCTCAGGCTCCGAAGTTTCGTCGAACCGGAAAATTTCGGTTCATGAAGTCGAGAATCACTCCCTGTTTATCATGACATCGGGCTTGCGTTCCGTACGCGACAAAGCCATTACCTATTTTAAGGAAGTACTGGCAGAACAGGACCGTTCATTCAATAAACTGTATAAAGCCGTTAATGCATTTGGCGAGCAGGTGAAGCGGGTAGCGCTGGAAGATAAAACATCTATCGTTGCCAGCGGTTTAAATTTCAACCTGAACGCCATTGTAGGCGGTCAGTTGGAAGATGATGAAGAACACAAATTGTTTATGCTGTATCCCGAAGGCAACTGGGTTGAAGTTGATCAGGGATCTCCCTTTAAAATAATTGGCAATTCAGGATACGGAAAGCCGTTGCTATTCAGGAATTTATCCTACGAATCCAGTATGGCCGATGCTTTGAAGATTGGCTTTTTAGCCTTCGATGCAACCCGTGTCAGTGCCAATGATGTGGATTACCCGTTAGATGTCGTGATCTATCCGAAAGATAGTTTTCACATGACAGAGTATCGACTTGAAAAAGAAGATATGGACGAAATTTCCCACCAGTGGAGTGCCCTTTTAGGAAACTCAGTGCGCAAAGTACCCACGTATTGGATGGACCCTATTTTTGAGAAAGTAAAAGCTGCCCATAAATGATGTATGATATATCATATATAATGTAGGGTGTATTTACCCATGTGGTAACTCGTACTGTACAGGCGGCACAATCATTTATCATTTACTATGCAGCTTCACGTTCGGCACGAATCCGAATACAGGTACGATTACCCGGTTGCCCTTGGCCCGCAAACGCTCTATCTGTATCCGCGAGCCTATCCCTACCAGCGTCTGCTAAAGTACGAACTGCTGATTGACCCACAACCGGCGCGAATGGTGCGGAATGTTGATGTAGAAGGGAATGTTCAGCAAATGGTTTATTTCAATCGACCAACAAGGCATCTTCGTGTATCTGTCGAAATGGAACTTCAATCCGACGAGTTCAATTCGTTTGACTTTGTTCTGTTTCCATTCGATACCAAACGGGTGCCTTTTCGCTACCCGAAACCGATTCAGGACTTACTTCAACCCTACCTGGAGCAAGTTGGCGTATCAGAGCGGGTAGCTAGCTGGGCCAGGGAGTTAGCGGCCGAAGCCAATTGGAAAACAACCGGATTTCTGATTGCGCTGAATCAGGCCATTCGAAAGTTTACATACGAAATTCGTGAAGTTGGGGCCCCTTTTCCGCCCGAGCAAACGCTGATTTTGCATAAAGGCTCATGCCGCGATTATACTACGCTGTTCATGGCCGCTTGCCGGAGTTTAGGGATAGCCGCCCGTTTTGTCAGCGGCTATTTATTTGGCAATCCGCAGCAGGAACACCAGCTTCATGCGTGGGCCGAGGTTTATTTGCCTGGTGCCGGCTGGCGAGGTTTTGACCCAACAGAGGGTTCTTTGGTCGTGAACCGACATATTTTTCTGACGTCGACGGCAAAACCAGAATTGGCGGCCCCCATTAGTGGTACATTCCGGGGACGAGCCAATTCGTCCTTACAGTCGGAGCTTACCTTTATTTAACATACTTATTAGTTGGTAGAACTTTACAATCGCCGAACAACTTTTGCTTGCCGACTATCGACTATCTTTGCAAACTCATTAAAATTACTTACCAATCCATAACGTGGCATTAATTAAGTCTATTTCCGGGATACGAGGGACGATTGGGGGGCGCAGCGGAAACGGACTGACCCCTTTGGATGTAGTGAAGTTTACGGCCGCCTTTGGACAATGGCTCCGGCTACGTAATCCGGAACGGCAATCGGTTGTGATTGGCCGCGATGGCCGGTTGTCGGGCGAAATGGTCTCAAAACTGGTAGCCGCAACTTTACAGGGACTCGGCCTGACGGTTATTGACCTGGGCCTGTCTACTACACCAACTGTCGAACTGGCCGTTACCGGCGAAGGGGCATCGGGCGGAATTATCCTGACAGCCAGTCATAATCCCATTCAATGGAACGCCCTCAAACTCCTGAATGAAAACGGCGAATTTATCTCAGCGCAGGATGGTGCCGAGGTGCTCGCCATTGCCGAAAATGAATCCTTTGAGTTTGCCGAAATCCGTAAATTAGGAAAATACACAGCCGACGACACCTGGCTAAAAAAACATATCGACCTGATTCTGGCGTTGCCGCTGGTTGATCGGGATGCTATTGCTACTCGTAATTTTCGGGTTGTTGTCGATGCCGTCAACTCGACTGGCGGCATCGCCGTTCCCATGCTACTGGAAGCGCTGGGCGTTGAAAATATTACCAAACTACACTGCGAGCCAACGGGCAACTTCGCCCATAACCCGGAGCCCCTGCCCGAAAACCTGCGCGACATCATTAAAGAAATGGAGAAAGGCAATGCCGATCTGGGCATTGTGGTCGATCCGGATGTTGACAGGCTGGCGCTGATATGTGAAGATGGATCAGCATTTGGCGAGGAATATACGCTGGTAGCCGTTGCCGATTACGTACTCAAGAACGGACCGGCAGGCAATGGAGGCAATACCATTTCCAACATGTCGAGTACGGTTGCGCTGCGGGATGTAACCCGGAAATATGGTGGGCAACATTTTGCTTCGGCTGTTGGCGAAGTTAACGTGGTAGAAATGATGAAGGAAAAAGACGCTGTTATTGGCGGAGAAGGCAACGGCGGTATTATTTACCCCGACCTGCACCACGGCCGTGACGCGCTTGTCGGCATTGCGCTCTTCCTGACGCATCTCGCTAAATCCGGCAAATCGGCCTCAATGCTGCGCCGGACATACCCGAACTATTATATTTCCAAGAACAAGATTGAGTTAACGCCTGATATTGATGTAGATGCCGTACTCGACCGAATTCAGGCTAAATACGCTAAAAACCCAATTAACACCATCGACGGTGTGAAAATTGAGTTTGATAAGGAATGGGTGCATCTGCGAAAGTCAAATACCGAACAAATTATTCGTATTTACTCCGAATCGGACACACTCGCTACTGCCGACCATCTGGCCGGAAAAATTATCAATGATATACGGGAAGTACTCGCCGAAAATAGACAATTGTAAGTAAGCAAGCTTTCTAAAACGACAACGTTCCGGGCCGCTCATTAATGAGCGGCCCTTTGTTTTGCCCATTAGAAACCCCTAAGCTGTGGAATAATCTACTCACCAGAACGAAAGAAAAGTGTACGAAAAAATAATCTAAGCTAGTCAATCCACTAATAACCAATGGATTATTCGCACGAATGTACCTATGGCACAGTTTTTAGACAATATGGGTAAACCCAAAAACGAGATTTAAACAAACACGATTATGAGCTTTATAAGAGGAATACTGGCAGGTTTGGCGATTGGTTATCTAACAGCACCCCGTAGTGGTAAAGAAACCCGCGACAAACTCACAAAAAGCGCGAATGATTTACAGAGCCAGTGGGAAGAAGGCGTATCACAGGTAAAAGCGCAGGTTGATAAGCTGGTCGGTAATGCTGAAGCAAAGGCTAATCAATATGCCGATAAGGCCGAAAATAAGTTCGATCAATATAAAAATGAAGCACAGTCGGCCTATAATAAAGACCGCGCTAAGTCGAGTTATAACGATGCAGTTGATAACACTGCCGACGCAGCGAAGTCGGGTGTAAACAACATTGAGGACGCATTGAAACTGAACTAATCCGGTTCTTTTTCCGAAAAACAGTAAGTAGTATTTACGCACTTGCCCGTTTCTGATTTAACCAGGAACGGGCGAGTGCGTTTTATAGCCTCTATTTTTCTCTACCAATTATCGATTACTTATTATCCATTTACGTATCAGGGCTTGCGTATAAAATGACCTGTTTGCAAGTCAGATTCCGAAACGCCAGCCCCGATAAGACTCGATAGCACAAATAGTTTCCAAAACGTCTAGTTAAATGCCTTTAATCGATTACCCAAATCAATTTTTATGAAAAACTATCGTGCAATCCGTTCTTCGCTGCCCGGTTTCAGATGGCTTGGCCTGGTCGTCCTGTTTTTGTTGTACTCGTTGTATTCTGTGGCACAAAGCAAGCGCGATACCACGAGTTATATTCAAACGCTCGACATCAAAACCGGCAGGATTGATACTGTCTTTAGCACCCGTACCCATTTTGAAGCACCTAACTGGCACCCTGACAACTACCTAATTCTCAACAGCAAAGGCAAAATCTACACCTTGGATTTGGCGTCTAAAA contains:
- the hxpB gene encoding hexitol phosphatase HxpB gives rise to the protein MINAAIFDMDGLLVDSEPHWRAMERVVFATVGLHLTDDECKQTTGLPIPEVIRYWFERAPWTEEAAAGKTQQDLADAITDGVHERIATLAEPMPGALETLQFFASRGIPTAIASASPMSLIEVVVDRLGIRDMLTLWHSATLEARNKPAPDVYLGTARKLGVLPANCITFEDSGNGLKSAYAAGMLTVAVPAEFEYGDPKFAIADHVIPSLTAFSVEIFDTLQAK
- a CDS encoding HEPN domain-containing protein, with the protein product MEEQIKRFLDHATDALDDVNFLHQGGRILALANRSYYAIFYCASALLLTEGITTKKHEGARVKFHELFVKTGRFTREAGQILERNFAARQSADYDMEADL
- a CDS encoding PhzF family phenazine biosynthesis protein yields the protein MRIYQLDAFTDKLFAGNPAAVVPLSEWLPDDQMQRIAAENNLAETAFYVKTNEDATYHIRWFTPTVEVDLCGHATLASGYVVFFLENTSPDSDQIYFNSRSGLLKVCRGDNGWLTLDFPADVVHKANVQPPALVTSMGEKPVAIFKGKTDYMLVYETQAQIEALTPDFREMSSVPARGVIVTAPGRAGDAEGEAVDFVSRFFGPQSGIDEDPVTGSAHTTLVPYWAEKLGKTELTARQLSKRGGYLRCKLNDNGEGPSRVDISGQVQLYLTGEIHQ
- a CDS encoding prolyl oligopeptidase family serine peptidase, giving the protein MNRFLFGLLALSSASIFAQSPQKSPTPLTVETIMQDPKLWVGTSPSNPFWSDDSRTLYFNWNPDKAKGDSLYKVTLNKTTGRSSRASVLTASQPQKVSPAERRLLATPPVSAYNRAYTQRLFDRQGDLFLIDLKSGSTRQLTNTVETESDPVFSGDQQQAVFRRGSNLYSIDLKSGLIAQLTDFQTGAKKAEPKLTDEEKFLKKDQLRLSSVLTERKEKKDEADRISKADRPKRPKEIYLDDRTVVNPQLSPDGHFVTYRLTKRATNAKTTQVPNYITESGYTEDISSRTKVGAPVASQEFFVYDMAKDTVRAVSVKDIPGITDKPAYLQPARNAKPDTAKKMRPVTIGGPVWSDDGKLCVVVIKSLDNKDRWIMRFQPETLKLSLLDRQHDDAWIGGPGVSSFNSTGNMNFLADNQTLWFQSEADGYSHIYTVNVLTGEKKQLTSGKFEVQQVVLSKDKTTFFLQTNEVHPGEQHFYRMPVTGGQRKRLTTLTGANDVTLSPDETRMAIRYSSSTQPWELYVLDVSQQSVGSGRKQAPQAGTPQTAGTATKLTNSLTDAFKAYAWREPTIVTIPARDGQPIYARLYKPANAESGRGKAVVFVHGAGYLQNAHKWWSQYSREYMFHNLLVEKGYTVLDIDYRGSAGYGRDWRTGIYRHMGGKDLEDHVDAAKWLVQTQGVDAKRIGLYGGSYGGFITLMAMFTTPDVFKAGAALRPVTDWAAYNHPYTANILNEPQTDSLAYQRSSPINFAEGLTGYLLICHGMVDTNVHFQDAVRLAQRLIELKKENWELAPYPVEDHGFVEPTSWMDEYKRILKLFEERL
- a CDS encoding YciI family protein — translated: MKYVIHAYDHTGADALARRMTVRPHHFDYMRQLKETGQFLLGGALLSPEGTMIGSMILLEFDTESQLQDYLKTDPYIIEGVWDKVDVKPFRQADV
- a CDS encoding nucleotidyltransferase domain-containing protein yields the protein MKTRINPAIEPIVREFKAAVQALYGDRLCDVVLYGSYARGDCNEESDIDLMILLADEQVDTYAEIFRLSDFTLDYILRYGKAISVLPISARRYRKSFGPVYQNARREGLYI